The following coding sequences are from one Candidatus Nitrohelix vancouverensis window:
- a CDS encoding FdhF/YdeP family oxidoreductase — protein MTDFVPKTPGGWGAIGFSLKMANRAGGLFPMMKALMSKNSCKSCALGMGGQKGGMTDEKRMFPAVCNKSFMAQASDMQGGLPKDFFTAHSVAQLETWDPRQLELSGRLTEPVIHEDGASHYRRISWEEAFDRVASELKACPADRAFFYSSGRSSNEAAFLLQIFARIFGTNNVNNCSYFCHQASGVGLAQTLGTSTATVQLEDLDKTDLIFLIGANPASNHPRFMKTLMQIRRRGGKVIVVNPAREPGLLKFSVPSDPLSLLFGSDIATDYLQPHIGGDLALFKGIAKAVLELGAENASAMEQSFINDHTENYDAFKNDLEGSSWEELETASGLSREQMEATARHYVDGKNVVFAWAMGITHHLHGVNTIHSIVNLALMRQMTGRPHAGLLPLRGHSNVQGVGSMGFVPQLKSAFMDNLQQNYGFSPPAQTGMDTLACIEAAAKGGIDFAWNLGGNLYGSAPDSQFARAALSKINFSLYMNTTLNQGHFLGRGKTTLILPIRARDEEPAPTTQESMFSFVRLSDGGLNRHPQAKSEIEIISAIGQKTNLPGPVSWKDLGDVKNIRSMIGSVVPGFEKMLEIDQSKSEFHISGRSLHTPQFPTQSGKARFQVCNLPGLKKKNSTLEFNLMTVRSEGQFNTVVYENHDNYRGINSRDVVMISLEDMEILQLKEGDRVTVTSATGRLENQRIVSFPIKTGNLMMYYPETNVLISREIDASSRTPAFKSVRVSLTKV, from the coding sequence ATGACGGACTTCGTACCAAAAACACCGGGAGGTTGGGGCGCCATCGGCTTTTCATTGAAAATGGCGAACCGCGCAGGCGGCTTGTTTCCAATGATGAAAGCTCTGATGAGCAAGAACAGCTGTAAAAGTTGCGCTCTGGGAATGGGCGGGCAAAAAGGCGGCATGACCGATGAAAAACGCATGTTTCCCGCCGTCTGCAACAAATCCTTCATGGCCCAGGCTTCGGACATGCAAGGCGGTTTGCCAAAGGATTTCTTTACCGCGCATTCGGTCGCACAACTTGAGACCTGGGATCCGCGTCAACTGGAATTGAGCGGACGGTTGACCGAGCCGGTCATTCACGAAGACGGCGCCAGCCATTACCGCAGGATTTCATGGGAAGAAGCCTTTGATCGCGTCGCCAGCGAACTGAAGGCCTGCCCGGCGGACCGCGCCTTTTTTTACTCCAGCGGTCGCTCGTCCAACGAAGCCGCGTTTCTGTTGCAAATTTTTGCGAGAATTTTTGGCACCAACAACGTCAACAACTGTTCCTATTTTTGCCACCAGGCATCCGGAGTCGGCCTGGCGCAGACGCTGGGAACCTCGACTGCCACCGTTCAGTTGGAAGACCTCGACAAGACCGACCTGATATTTCTGATCGGCGCCAACCCCGCGTCCAATCACCCCCGCTTTATGAAGACCTTGATGCAGATTCGCAGGCGCGGCGGAAAAGTGATTGTCGTGAACCCGGCCCGGGAACCCGGCTTGCTCAAATTCAGCGTGCCTTCCGATCCGCTCAGCCTTCTATTTGGGTCTGATATTGCAACGGATTATCTGCAACCGCATATCGGCGGCGATTTGGCTCTGTTCAAAGGCATCGCCAAAGCCGTGCTGGAATTGGGCGCCGAAAACGCATCTGCGATGGAACAATCGTTTATCAACGACCACACCGAAAATTATGATGCTTTTAAAAACGATCTCGAAGGATCGAGCTGGGAAGAACTGGAAACGGCCTCCGGTTTATCGCGCGAGCAGATGGAGGCAACGGCTCGACACTACGTCGACGGAAAAAATGTGGTGTTTGCGTGGGCGATGGGAATCACGCATCATTTGCATGGCGTCAACACCATCCATTCCATCGTCAACCTGGCCTTGATGCGGCAAATGACTGGAAGACCCCACGCAGGTCTGCTTCCCTTACGCGGTCATTCCAACGTCCAAGGCGTCGGCTCGATGGGATTTGTGCCGCAATTGAAATCCGCATTCATGGACAATTTACAGCAGAACTATGGCTTTTCGCCCCCAGCCCAAACGGGAATGGACACCCTTGCCTGTATTGAAGCGGCGGCGAAGGGCGGAATCGATTTCGCCTGGAATCTGGGCGGAAATTTATACGGCTCAGCGCCCGATTCGCAATTTGCCCGCGCGGCGCTGTCCAAAATCAATTTCAGCCTGTACATGAACACCACCTTGAATCAGGGACATTTTCTAGGACGCGGCAAAACCACGTTGATCCTGCCGATCCGGGCAAGAGATGAGGAACCGGCTCCCACCACGCAGGAGAGCATGTTCAGTTTTGTGAGATTGAGCGACGGCGGTTTGAACCGTCATCCTCAAGCGAAAAGCGAGATTGAAATCATCTCCGCTATCGGGCAGAAGACCAATCTGCCCGGCCCGGTTTCCTGGAAGGACCTGGGCGATGTCAAAAACATACGATCCATGATTGGAAGCGTTGTTCCCGGATTTGAAAAAATGCTTGAGATCGATCAAAGCAAAAGCGAATTTCACATCAGCGGTCGTTCCCTGCACACGCCTCAGTTTCCGACGCAATCGGGAAAAGCCAGATTTCAAGTTTGCAATTTGCCCGGCCTGAAGAAGAAAAACTCAACCCTCGAGTTTAACTTGATGACCGTGCGTTCCGAAGGACAGTTCAACACGGTCGTCTATGAAAATCATGACAATTATCGAGGCATTAATTCAAGAGACGTTGTCATGATCAGCCTTGAGGATATGGAGATCCTTCAATTGAAAGAAGGGGATCGGGTTACGGTAACAAGCGCGACCGGGCGCCTTGAAAACCAGAGAATTGTCTCGTTCCCCATAAAAACCGGGAATTTGATGATGTATTATCCCGAGACAAATGTTCTGATTTCGAGAGAAATCGACGCTTCTTCCAGAACGCCCGCCTTCAAAAGCGTGCGGGTTTCTTTGACGAAAGTCTGA
- the lgt gene encoding prolipoprotein diacylglyceryl transferase, translating into MHPVLLEFGFVKIFSYGLLVASGFFAAIMYASRQAKREGMNPQEIVDLCFYIMIASLLGARLLYVLVEFSYFSQNPLEAFKFWKGGLVFYGGLIGGTIVAIVYMKRCGMDLWKVADVLAPAIAIGQGIGRWGCFFAGCCYGRPSDVPWAITFSNAKSLAPLNIALHPTQIYLSLNAIAIFLILVWLQKRKHFDGQILWTYGILYAVGRFVIEYFRNDDRGYVIDGVLSTSQFVGIIVFILSIAMWFLLKNRGEQRSTRLS; encoded by the coding sequence ATGCACCCAGTCTTGCTAGAGTTTGGATTCGTCAAGATATTCAGCTACGGTCTGCTTGTGGCCAGTGGATTTTTTGCCGCTATCATGTACGCCTCAAGACAGGCGAAGCGGGAAGGCATGAACCCGCAGGAAATTGTCGATTTGTGTTTCTATATCATGATCGCGTCCTTACTGGGCGCGCGATTGCTATACGTCCTGGTGGAATTCTCCTATTTTTCACAGAATCCGCTGGAAGCCTTTAAATTCTGGAAAGGCGGTCTGGTTTTCTACGGTGGACTCATTGGCGGAACGATTGTCGCCATTGTGTACATGAAGCGTTGCGGCATGGATCTTTGGAAAGTCGCCGATGTGCTGGCTCCCGCCATCGCAATTGGGCAGGGCATCGGGCGCTGGGGATGTTTTTTTGCGGGCTGTTGTTACGGTCGGCCAAGCGACGTTCCCTGGGCCATCACTTTTTCCAACGCGAAATCACTTGCTCCCTTGAATATTGCCCTGCACCCCACGCAAATCTATTTGTCCTTAAACGCGATAGCGATTTTTTTGATACTGGTCTGGTTGCAAAAAAGGAAGCATTTTGATGGGCAGATTCTGTGGACTTATGGCATTCTTTACGCAGTGGGCCGGTTTGTGATTGAATATTTTAGAAATGACGACCGCGGATATGTTATAGATGGCGTATTATCCACCTCGCAATTTGTCGGCATCATAGTTTTTATTCTTTCGATTGCGATGTGGTTCCTGTTGAAAAACAGGGGAGAGCAAAGATCGACTCGACTTTCTTAA
- a CDS encoding site-2 protease family protein: MIPVILFSLTVHEYSHGRIAYILGDDTAKKLGRLTFNPLKHLDIMGVVFFYFMGFGWAKPVPVDPRNFQEPRRDMMYVAIAGPLSNVALAVLCGFFIRIIDPYSNVVLFTVLCFGVYINVALAIFNLLPVFPLDGSSVIKGLVPAPVANRLGNLDRYGAFLLLGIVLMDHLAHTGILWYVLGVPILYVVQFVTQDVFPMLIEVLRMSFALL, from the coding sequence ATGATCCCGGTCATTTTGTTCTCCCTGACCGTGCACGAGTATTCTCACGGTAGAATCGCGTACATTCTGGGAGACGATACGGCGAAAAAGCTGGGACGACTGACCTTCAACCCCTTGAAACATCTGGACATCATGGGGGTGGTGTTTTTTTATTTCATGGGCTTTGGCTGGGCGAAACCGGTTCCCGTTGATCCCCGGAATTTTCAGGAACCGCGTCGAGATATGATGTATGTGGCGATTGCCGGGCCTTTGTCGAATGTGGCCCTGGCGGTGCTGTGCGGTTTTTTCATTCGAATCATCGACCCCTACAGCAATGTCGTTCTTTTTACTGTATTATGTTTCGGCGTTTATATAAACGTCGCCTTGGCGATATTCAATCTGCTTCCCGTTTTTCCGCTGGACGGTTCCAGCGTCATCAAAGGTTTGGTGCCGGCGCCGGTGGCGAATCGGTTGGGGAATCTGGATCGATACGGCGCTTTTTTGCTTTTGGGAATTGTGTTGATGGATCATCTGGCGCATACGGGAATTCTCTGGTATGTGCTGGGCGTTCCCATTTTGTACGTGGTGCAATTCGTCACTCAGGATGTTTTTCCCATGTTGATCGAGGTGTTGAGGATGAGCTTCGCTCTTCTCTAG
- a CDS encoding tetratricopeptide repeat protein yields the protein MKITTFLFLILAILIGADPAFVEGSEKNRLDTIQQGNAFYLEGRYEKAITAYESALSPEYNNGFLHYNLGNAYLRSDSLGLAILHYLKARQWIPDNDELAANLRLAFLKTKDRSSALETDESNPVFFWIDSMNFKETIWICLAFYALFWGIMAVWLYKRTKVWSQMRWLALTLFIFTAAGSGLKFFQYNSSPLGVILASTVEVKSAPGPDNTTVVELHEGAVFKIHQRREGWNQILISKGKSGWVPEQSLGLLP from the coding sequence ATGAAAATCACGACTTTCCTATTTCTCATTCTTGCGATCTTAATTGGCGCCGACCCTGCCTTCGTAGAAGGATCTGAAAAAAATCGGCTCGATACCATTCAGCAAGGCAACGCATTTTACCTTGAAGGACGGTATGAGAAGGCGATCACAGCCTACGAGTCCGCTCTCAGCCCCGAATACAACAATGGCTTTCTGCATTACAACCTGGGCAACGCCTATCTGCGGTCAGACTCTTTGGGTCTCGCGATCCTGCACTATTTGAAGGCCCGGCAATGGATTCCAGACAACGACGAACTCGCCGCCAATCTTCGTTTGGCTTTTTTGAAAACCAAGGATCGCTCATCGGCCCTGGAGACGGACGAATCGAACCCTGTTTTTTTCTGGATAGATTCTATGAATTTTAAAGAAACGATTTGGATCTGTCTGGCGTTCTATGCACTCTTTTGGGGAATCATGGCAGTCTGGCTCTACAAGCGCACGAAGGTATGGAGTCAAATGCGGTGGCTCGCCTTGACGCTCTTTATCTTCACGGCGGCGGGATCAGGGCTAAAATTCTTTCAATACAATTCGTCCCCGCTTGGAGTGATACTCGCCTCGACGGTCGAGGTCAAGTCGGCTCCCGGCCCGGACAATACAACGGTTGTCGAATTGCATGAAGGCGCCGTTTTCAAAATCCATCAACGGCGCGAGGGATGGAATCAGATATTGATTTCAAAGGGAAAATCGGGCTGGGTTCCCGAACAATCTCTCGGATTGCTCCCTTAA
- a CDS encoding HDOD domain-containing protein has protein sequence MNDNVTTIIEDWVSSVPTVYLKLKKALEDPDCSFDDFAHILSADAALCGRVLKIVNSAFFGFSAKIETVTHALNILGTEQLNELALAVSVMGKFKGIPEDLVTMDSFWRHSIACGVISRKIASDFKLANSERYYVVGLLHDIGSLIIYKKTPDAERKVLQECAETNTNLFKVETKTFGFDHADVGGALLQSWKLSDNLYRAVLCHHYPEGSQLDIPLAEVIHIADSVAYDMGLGNSGERSTPDLDLSICEGLGIEPSYLQDFRADVVQEYELALSLFL, from the coding sequence ATGAATGACAATGTTACGACGATAATTGAGGATTGGGTTTCTTCTGTCCCCACCGTGTACCTGAAGCTGAAGAAGGCTTTGGAAGATCCCGACTGTAGCTTCGACGATTTCGCTCATATTCTTTCTGCGGATGCGGCTCTTTGCGGCCGGGTTTTAAAAATTGTTAACAGCGCTTTTTTCGGCTTCAGCGCAAAAATTGAAACCGTCACCCACGCCTTGAATATTCTGGGTACGGAGCAATTGAACGAGCTGGCGCTCGCGGTCTCGGTGATGGGCAAATTCAAAGGCATCCCGGAGGATCTGGTTACCATGGACTCTTTCTGGAGGCATTCCATCGCTTGCGGAGTGATTTCTCGAAAGATCGCATCGGATTTCAAACTGGCCAATTCAGAGCGCTATTATGTCGTTGGCCTGCTTCACGATATCGGCAGTCTGATTATCTATAAAAAGACGCCGGACGCGGAACGCAAGGTTCTGCAGGAATGCGCTGAAACCAATACGAATTTATTCAAGGTTGAGACAAAAACCTTTGGCTTCGACCATGCCGATGTTGGCGGCGCATTGCTTCAGTCATGGAAGCTGTCGGACAATTTATACCGCGCCGTGCTTTGCCACCACTACCCCGAAGGCTCCCAGCTGGATATACCGCTCGCCGAGGTGATTCATATCGCCGATAGTGTGGCTTACGATATGGGACTGGGCAATAGCGGCGAGCGCTCGACCCCGGATTTAGACCTTAGCATCTGCGAGGGGCTGGGGATTGAGCCCTCCTACCTTCAAGACTTTCGCGCCGACGTTGTTCAGGAATACGAACTGGCTCTCAGCCTGTTTCTCTAG
- a CDS encoding helix-turn-helix transcriptional regulator, producing MNDSAKEKNFKTVGQRMKAWRKSMSFKLKDLSDKIKISQGSLSDIENNKCLPSAKTLTNLCLYTDLNICWLLTGFGSIVGQTPDKSTSASFYKEYMQLMQDKKLKELMDRMIRIYNHEEASKRANLAGFLTGADPGV from the coding sequence ATGAACGATAGCGCAAAAGAAAAAAATTTTAAAACGGTCGGGCAGAGGATGAAGGCGTGGAGGAAATCGATGTCCTTCAAGCTGAAAGATCTGTCGGATAAGATCAAGATTTCTCAAGGGTCCCTGTCGGATATCGAAAACAACAAATGTCTTCCATCGGCAAAGACCCTGACCAACCTGTGTTTGTACACCGATCTGAATATTTGCTGGTTACTCACGGGCTTTGGATCGATTGTCGGGCAGACTCCTGACAAGTCGACGTCTGCATCCTTTTACAAAGAGTACATGCAATTGATGCAGGATAAAAAGCTGAAGGAGTTGATGGATCGAATGATCCGAATTTACAACCATGAGGAAGCGTCGAAACGAGCCAACCTTGCAGGATTTCTCACCGGCGCCGATCCAGGAGTGTGA
- the ileS gene encoding isoleucine--tRNA ligase, with protein MDYKETLNLPKTDFPMKANLLKKEPEMLARWEEENLYGEIRRHFAGKPKFTFHDGPPYANGHIHMGHALNKILKDFIVKIKTMHGFDAGFIPGWDCHGLPIEHQVTKEERKKKNTPDKAEIRKLCREYAAGFVDIQREEFKRLAVFADWERPYLTMNFSYQASIVRELGKVAEQDILYKGLKPVHWCMSCKTALAEAEVEHADHKSTTVYVKFPVASELPASLNASSPASVVIWTTTPWTLPANMAICLHPDFQYAAVELNGECIIVAEDMAPALAKEWGVEELPVLGRCAGKELEHVICQHPFYNRESTVILGDHVTLEQGTGCVHTAPGHGQEDYVVGMKYGLETYNPVDDAGVFVEDLPLFGGMFVMKANAEIVSKLEAEGKLIYQSEIKHSYPHCWRCHQPIIFRATRQWFISMDKEGLRSKALSAINEAEWIPHWGRERIYGMVENRPDWCVSRQRAWGAPIAIVSCLDCGEMLKTKEIFAHIVALIEKHGADYWFEKDVKELVPEGTVCACGSSNLGKEQDILDVWFDSGTSHAAVLEADPEQSWPADLYLEGSDQHRGWFHSSLLESIATRGKAPYRAVLTHGYVVDGKGKKMSKSAGNVIAPQKIIDQYGAEVLRLWVASENYREDIRISQEILKRLTEAYRKIRNTFRFLLGNLSDFDPKKDAVALDELMEIDRYILFRFNGLKQKILGAYDRYEFHTFYHAFYNFCIVDLSAFYLDIVKDRLYTFAPGSKGRRSCQTALHYLLQDMARLMAPVLSFMAEEVWDYLPEGSAPEKSVHLSSFPEDRAIEFDDALREKWESLIELKGEVSRALEICRQEKVIGHSLDAHVKLALPEALLKRLQEDVDELKFIFIVSKVDIVTDLSQEEKVYQSESMKGVGVFVQSVGGQKCERCWNYFDSDGAKDALLCERCVENLEIAQGAE; from the coding sequence ATGGATTACAAAGAGACTCTCAATTTACCCAAAACTGATTTCCCGATGAAGGCCAATCTCCTGAAAAAGGAGCCGGAAATGCTGGCGCGCTGGGAAGAAGAAAATTTGTACGGCGAGATTCGCCGACACTTTGCAGGAAAACCCAAATTCACCTTCCATGACGGCCCCCCCTATGCCAACGGGCATATTCACATGGGCCATGCCCTGAACAAGATCCTCAAGGATTTCATCGTGAAAATCAAAACGATGCATGGGTTCGATGCGGGCTTTATCCCCGGCTGGGATTGTCATGGTCTGCCGATCGAGCATCAGGTCACTAAAGAAGAACGTAAAAAGAAGAACACGCCGGACAAGGCGGAGATCCGCAAACTGTGCCGCGAATACGCCGCCGGGTTTGTCGATATTCAGCGCGAGGAGTTCAAGCGGCTGGCGGTTTTCGCCGATTGGGAACGGCCTTATCTGACCATGAATTTTTCCTATCAGGCGTCGATCGTTCGTGAATTGGGCAAGGTGGCGGAGCAGGATATTTTGTACAAGGGATTGAAGCCGGTGCATTGGTGCATGTCCTGTAAAACCGCGCTGGCGGAAGCCGAGGTGGAGCATGCCGATCACAAGTCGACCACGGTGTATGTGAAATTTCCCGTTGCGTCTGAATTGCCTGCGAGCCTGAACGCTTCCAGTCCCGCCTCGGTGGTGATCTGGACGACCACGCCCTGGACGCTTCCCGCCAATATGGCGATCTGCCTGCATCCTGATTTTCAATACGCCGCTGTTGAGTTGAATGGCGAATGCATCATCGTCGCGGAAGATATGGCGCCCGCTCTTGCAAAGGAATGGGGCGTTGAAGAACTCCCGGTTCTGGGCCGATGCGCGGGAAAAGAGCTGGAGCATGTGATCTGTCAGCATCCCTTTTACAACCGAGAATCTACCGTGATTCTTGGCGACCATGTAACGCTCGAACAGGGCACGGGTTGCGTACATACCGCTCCGGGACATGGTCAAGAGGACTATGTGGTGGGGATGAAGTATGGCCTGGAAACTTATAATCCGGTGGACGACGCCGGGGTGTTTGTAGAGGATTTACCGTTATTCGGCGGCATGTTTGTGATGAAAGCCAACGCTGAAATCGTCAGCAAGCTCGAAGCGGAGGGCAAACTGATTTATCAAAGCGAGATCAAACATTCCTATCCGCACTGCTGGCGTTGTCACCAGCCAATCATTTTTCGAGCGACGCGGCAATGGTTCATTTCCATGGACAAGGAGGGTCTGCGCTCCAAGGCGCTGTCTGCGATCAATGAAGCCGAGTGGATTCCGCATTGGGGGCGCGAGCGTATTTATGGAATGGTTGAAAACCGTCCCGACTGGTGCGTATCCCGGCAGAGGGCCTGGGGCGCTCCGATCGCCATCGTTTCCTGCCTGGACTGTGGTGAAATGCTCAAGACCAAAGAAATTTTCGCCCATATCGTCGCCTTGATCGAGAAGCACGGCGCCGACTACTGGTTTGAAAAGGACGTGAAGGAACTGGTCCCGGAAGGGACGGTCTGCGCCTGCGGCAGTTCCAATCTGGGCAAGGAGCAGGATATTCTCGACGTGTGGTTCGATTCAGGTACCAGCCATGCGGCGGTTCTCGAAGCGGACCCGGAGCAGTCCTGGCCCGCCGATCTGTACCTTGAAGGGAGCGATCAGCATCGCGGCTGGTTCCACAGTTCCTTGTTGGAATCCATCGCCACGCGGGGAAAAGCGCCTTACCGGGCGGTGCTGACGCACGGCTATGTGGTGGACGGCAAGGGCAAGAAAATGTCGAAGTCTGCGGGCAACGTGATCGCGCCTCAAAAGATCATCGATCAATACGGCGCGGAAGTTTTGCGCCTGTGGGTGGCGTCTGAAAATTACCGTGAAGACATTCGCATCTCTCAGGAAATTTTGAAACGACTCACCGAGGCCTATCGAAAAATCAGAAACACGTTCCGGTTCCTGCTGGGCAATTTGAGCGATTTCGATCCGAAAAAAGACGCGGTGGCGCTGGATGAGTTGATGGAGATCGATCGCTACATTCTGTTCCGCTTCAACGGATTGAAACAGAAAATTCTGGGCGCTTATGATCGCTATGAATTTCATACCTTCTATCACGCCTTCTATAATTTCTGTATCGTCGATCTCAGCGCTTTTTATCTGGATATCGTCAAGGACCGTTTGTACACCTTCGCGCCGGGTTCCAAGGGCCGCCGCAGTTGCCAGACCGCCCTGCATTATCTCCTGCAGGATATGGCGCGTTTGATGGCTCCTGTTTTGAGTTTCATGGCGGAAGAGGTTTGGGATTATCTGCCAGAGGGCAGCGCTCCTGAAAAAAGCGTGCATCTCAGTTCTTTTCCCGAGGACAGGGCGATTGAGTTCGACGACGCATTGCGGGAGAAATGGGAAAGCCTGATCGAGCTGAAAGGCGAGGTCAGCCGGGCTTTGGAAATTTGTCGGCAGGAGAAAGTCATCGGCCATTCGCTGGACGCGCATGTCAAGCTGGCATTGCCGGAAGCCCTCTTGAAACGCTTGCAGGAGGATGTTGACGAATTGAAATTTATTTTCATCGTTTCCAAAGTTGATATCGTGACCGATTTATCTCAAGAAGAGAAAGTCTATCAAAGCGAGTCGATGAAGGGCGTCGGCGTGTTTGTCCAATCTGTTGGCGGGCAAAAATGCGAACGCTGCTGGAATTATTTTGATTCCGACGGGGCCAAGGATGCGCTTCTATGCGAGCGCTGTGTTGAGAATCTTGAAATCGCTCAGGGGGCGGAGTAA
- a CDS encoding response regulator produces the protein MSNEAEDGNSGKPGSRAEPSILYIEDNPDNQALVKRILNDLRGITIHLAGHAREGIELARQHRPDLILMDLNLPEIDGTEAFEMLQGIEETAGIPVWVLSANVIPSEKAAILDLGFQRFIDKPFKINEFLDLIDAFVETGS, from the coding sequence ATGTCCAATGAAGCAGAGGATGGAAATTCAGGAAAACCCGGTTCGCGGGCTGAGCCGAGCATTCTTTATATTGAAGACAATCCTGACAATCAGGCCCTGGTGAAAAGGATCCTCAACGATTTGCGCGGGATCACCATCCATTTGGCGGGACACGCCAGAGAGGGCATCGAGCTGGCCCGACAGCATCGACCGGACCTGATCCTTATGGATTTGAACCTGCCTGAAATTGATGGAACCGAAGCGTTTGAAATGCTTCAGGGCATCGAGGAAACCGCGGGCATCCCTGTGTGGGTTTTGAGCGCGAACGTGATCCCTTCAGAAAAGGCCGCCATACTGGATTTGGGTTTCCAGCGCTTTATTGATAAGCCCTTCAAGATTAATGAGTTTCTGGACTTGATCGACGCATTTGTCGAAACCGGGAGTTAA
- the lspA gene encoding signal peptidase II, whose product MRNKYLVLLFVSNLLILLDQFTKYFVVSHIPRHHSFWVIDEIFSITHIRNPGVAFGLFASYNIESKALIFICISSIAIVAILIIFHQTENHRRLALASLILIFSGAIGNVIDRVIHGEVIDFLYFHAGDFHFPAFNVADSCISTGVAMMILDIVKHPPPPAGASSGQNPV is encoded by the coding sequence TTGCGTAATAAATACCTGGTTCTCTTGTTTGTTTCGAACTTGTTGATATTGCTTGACCAGTTCACAAAGTATTTTGTCGTGTCACATATTCCGCGGCATCATTCCTTTTGGGTGATTGACGAAATTTTCAGCATCACTCATATTCGCAATCCCGGCGTGGCGTTCGGCTTGTTTGCGAGTTACAATATCGAATCCAAGGCGCTGATATTCATTTGCATCTCCAGCATCGCCATCGTTGCGATTTTGATTATTTTCCACCAGACGGAGAACCATCGCCGACTGGCTCTCGCCAGTTTGATTCTTATTTTCAGCGGAGCGATCGGCAATGTGATCGACCGCGTGATTCATGGCGAAGTGATCGATTTCCTGTATTTCCATGCGGGCGATTTTCATTTCCCGGCGTTCAATGTAGCCGATTCCTGTATTTCCACCGGAGTGGCGATGATGATTCTTGATATCGTCAAGCATCCTCCTCCGCCAGCCGGAGCCAGTTCGGGTCAGAACCCGGTTTGA
- a CDS encoding glycosyltransferase family 2 protein — protein sequence MNQLSVVIISFNEEKNIERCLKSVQWADEIVVLDSFSTDRTLEICKRYTNCVFQGEWRGYGAQKNLCADKASHSWVLNLDADEAVTPEGAEEIQRMLSQQLEFPAYDFPRKNFIGERWIRFCGWYPDRIIRLYDKRVVRFTEGKVHERLQPDDRVGAMREALLHYSFHDMADYVQRQNRYSSLAASERAGSGKKSGWANLILNPLWVFLKCFFLRQGFREGRLGFFISASMAYYTFLKYAKVGEELEKLERRPDDEG from the coding sequence TTGAATCAGCTATCGGTCGTAATTATTAGCTTCAACGAAGAAAAAAACATCGAACGATGCCTCAAAAGCGTTCAATGGGCGGATGAAATTGTAGTTTTGGACAGCTTCAGCACGGATCGGACCCTTGAAATATGTAAACGCTACACAAATTGTGTGTTTCAGGGGGAATGGCGCGGCTACGGCGCGCAAAAAAATCTTTGCGCCGACAAGGCTTCGCATTCATGGGTTTTGAATCTGGATGCCGATGAGGCGGTCACGCCGGAAGGCGCGGAGGAAATCCAAAGAATGTTGAGTCAACAGCTGGAATTTCCGGCTTATGATTTTCCCAGGAAAAATTTTATTGGCGAACGCTGGATTCGTTTTTGCGGCTGGTACCCGGACCGGATCATTCGCTTGTACGACAAGCGCGTCGTCCGCTTCACCGAGGGAAAGGTGCATGAGCGGTTACAACCGGATGACCGGGTGGGGGCGATGCGCGAAGCGCTACTGCATTATTCTTTCCATGACATGGCGGATTATGTTCAGCGCCAGAACCGTTATTCGAGCCTGGCGGCCAGTGAGCGCGCGGGCTCTGGTAAAAAGTCCGGTTGGGCCAACTTGATATTGAACCCGCTTTGGGTTTTTTTGAAATGCTTTTTTTTACGTCAGGGTTTCAGGGAGGGCCGACTGGGTTTTTTCATATCTGCGTCGATGGCGTACTACACTTTTCTGAAATATGCCAAGGTTGGGGAGGAACTCGAGAAATTGGAGCGTCGCCCTGATGATGAGGGTTGA